Proteins encoded together in one Undibacterium sp. CCC3.4 window:
- the rpsC gene encoding 30S ribosomal protein S3 — MGQKIHPTGFRLAVTRNWSSRWYAGNGNFATMLNEDLKVREYLKKKLKNASVGRVIIERPAKNARITIYSSRPGVVIGKKGEDIEVLKADLSKMMGVPVHVNIEEIRKPEIDAQLIADSISQQLEKRIMFRRAMKRAMQNAMRLGALGIKIMSGGRLNGIEIARNEWYREGRVPLHTLRADIDYGTSEASTTYGIIGVKVWVYKGDRLPNGDAPVIESTPEDDKKRRGPRRDDGKPSSRPRAKRPEGQTTPGAAAPAVKRVRAAAPAAAPAEKAGE, encoded by the coding sequence ATGGGACAGAAGATACATCCAACCGGTTTTCGTCTTGCGGTTACACGTAACTGGTCTTCACGTTGGTATGCTGGCAATGGTAACTTTGCCACTATGCTCAACGAAGATCTGAAGGTACGTGAATACCTGAAGAAAAAACTGAAAAACGCTTCGGTAGGTCGCGTCATCATTGAGCGCCCGGCGAAAAACGCACGTATTACTATTTACAGCTCCCGTCCGGGCGTTGTAATCGGTAAAAAAGGCGAAGATATTGAAGTATTGAAAGCTGACTTGTCGAAAATGATGGGCGTGCCAGTTCACGTCAACATCGAAGAAATTCGCAAGCCGGAAATCGATGCGCAATTGATCGCTGATTCGATCTCGCAACAGCTTGAAAAACGCATCATGTTCCGCCGCGCGATGAAACGTGCGATGCAGAATGCTATGCGTCTCGGTGCCCTCGGCATCAAGATCATGTCTGGCGGTCGTTTGAACGGTATTGAAATCGCTCGTAACGAGTGGTATCGCGAAGGCCGCGTGCCTCTGCATACCCTGCGCGCCGATATCGACTACGGTACCAGCGAAGCATCCACTACTTACGGCATCATTGGTGTCAAAGTATGGGTCTACAAAGGCGACCGTTTGCCGAATGGCGATGCTCCTGTCATTGAATCGACACCGGAAGACGACAAAAAACGTCGTGGTCCACGTCGTGATGATGGTAAGCCAAGCAGCCGTCCACGTGCTAAGCGTCCTGAAGGACAAACTACCCCTGGTGCAGCAGCGCCGGCAGTCAAGCGCGTACGCGCTGCAGCTCCCGCCGCCGCCCCAGCTGAGAAAGCAGGAGAATAA
- the rplV gene encoding 50S ribosomal protein L22, with protein sequence MMETKANLRGVRLSEQKGRLVADLIRGKKVDQALNILAFSPKKGAAIIKKVLESAIANAEHNDGADIDELTVKTIYVEKGSILKRFTARAKGRGDRISKQSCHIYVTVGN encoded by the coding sequence CTAAAGCTAATCTTCGCGGTGTGCGTCTGTCTGAGCAAAAAGGTCGTCTCGTAGCTGACCTTATTCGCGGTAAAAAAGTAGATCAGGCATTGAATATCCTGGCTTTCAGCCCTAAAAAAGGTGCTGCAATCATTAAGAAAGTGTTGGAGTCTGCAATTGCAAACGCCGAGCACAACGATGGTGCAGATATCGATGAGCTGACAGTAAAGACTATCTATGTCGAAAAAGGTTCGATCTTGAAGCGCTTCACAGCACGCGCCAAGGGTCGTGGTGATCGTATCTCTAAACAATCCTGTCACATTTATGTGACTGTCGGTAACTAA
- the rplR gene encoding 50S ribosomal protein L18, translated as MDKKQSRLRRARQTRAKIAELKVNRLAVHRTNLHIYANIIGPDAKVLASASTLEAEVRAELAGKSGAGGNTSAASLIGKRVAEKAIKAGVTEVAFDRSGFRYHGRIKALAEAAREAGLKF; from the coding sequence ATGGACAAGAAACAATCACGTCTGCGCCGCGCACGTCAAACCCGTGCCAAGATCGCAGAACTCAAAGTGAATCGCCTGGCCGTGCATCGTACCAACCTGCACATCTATGCCAACATCATTGGCCCAGATGCCAAAGTGTTGGCTTCGGCTTCGACCTTAGAGGCCGAAGTACGTGCAGAGTTGGCTGGCAAGTCCGGCGCGGGTGGCAACACCTCCGCCGCAAGCTTGATCGGCAAGCGAGTAGCAGAGAAGGCAATCAAAGCAGGGGTTACCGAAGTTGCGTTTGATCGCTCCGGTTTCCGTTACCATGGCCGCATCAAGGCGCTTGCAGAAGCTGCCCGCGAAGCTGGCCTGAAGTTCTAA
- the rplF gene encoding 50S ribosomal protein L6, with protein MSRVGKMPIALPAGAEVAISAEQITVKGPMGVLTQSLNGLVTIIDNSGILSFAPANESREANAMTGTLRALVNNMVSGVTKGFERKLNLVGVGYKAQAQGDKLNLSLGFSHPVVHQMPEGVSCATPTPTEILIKGVNKQQVGQVAAEVRAYRSPEPYKGKGVRYSDEVVVIKETKKK; from the coding sequence ATGTCTCGAGTAGGTAAGATGCCAATCGCTTTGCCGGCCGGTGCAGAAGTTGCAATTTCAGCAGAGCAGATTACAGTAAAAGGCCCTATGGGCGTGTTGACACAAAGCTTAAACGGCTTGGTGACAATTATAGACAACAGCGGCATTTTGAGTTTTGCGCCAGCTAATGAATCCCGTGAAGCCAATGCAATGACAGGCACCCTGCGTGCCCTCGTCAATAACATGGTCAGCGGTGTGACAAAAGGCTTCGAACGCAAACTGAATTTGGTCGGCGTTGGTTATAAAGCACAAGCCCAAGGTGACAAATTGAATTTGTCTTTAGGTTTTTCACATCCAGTCGTACATCAAATGCCAGAAGGCGTTTCCTGTGCTACGCCAACACCTACTGAAATCCTGATCAAAGGGGTTAATAAGCAGCAAGTAGGTCAAGTGGCAGCTGAAGTCCGTGCATACCGCAGCCCAGAGCCCTACAAAGGCAAGGGTGTCCGTTATTCGGACGAAGTGGTTGTGATTAAAGAAACCAAGAAGAAGTAA
- the rpsN gene encoding 30S ribosomal protein S14: MAKLALINREQKRADLVKKFAGKRAELKAIIDDQSKTEEERYIARLKLQALPRNSNPTRQRNRCALTGRPRGTFRKFGLGRIKLREVAMRGEVPGMTKASW, translated from the coding sequence ATGGCAAAATTGGCACTGATTAATCGTGAGCAAAAGCGTGCAGACCTGGTGAAGAAATTCGCCGGCAAGCGCGCCGAATTGAAGGCCATCATTGATGACCAATCAAAAACCGAAGAAGAGCGTTATATCGCCCGTCTGAAGTTGCAGGCTTTGCCACGTAATTCTAATCCGACCCGCCAGCGTAATCGTTGCGCTTTGACAGGTCGTCCGCGTGGCACATTCCGTAAGTTCGGTTTGGGCCGTATTAAACTCCGTGAAGTCGCCATGCGTGGTGAAGTTCCCGGTATGACTAAAGCCAGCTGGTAA
- the rpmD gene encoding 50S ribosomal protein L30, whose translation MTTKTVKVQLVKGLIGTRQDHRATVRGLGLRRVNSVSELEDTPAVRGMINKVSYLVKVVA comes from the coding sequence ATGACTACTAAGACAGTTAAAGTGCAATTGGTCAAAGGTCTGATCGGCACACGCCAGGATCACCGTGCAACCGTACGTGGTTTGGGTCTGCGTCGTGTCAATTCAGTCTCTGAATTGGAAGACACGCCAGCAGTACGCGGCATGATCAACAAAGTCTCGTATCTTGTGAAGGTTGTAGCGTAA
- the rpsQ gene encoding 30S ribosomal protein S17, giving the protein MNVQVKVALKRTLIGKVVSDKMNKTVTVVVERHVKHPLYGKIIVRSAKYHAHDEANQAKEGDTVEIQEGRPISKTKAWTVTRVIQVAQVV; this is encoded by the coding sequence GTGAATGTTCAAGTTAAAGTGGCATTGAAGCGCACATTAATTGGCAAAGTTGTGTCAGACAAGATGAACAAGACCGTTACAGTGGTCGTTGAGCGTCACGTCAAGCATCCTTTGTATGGCAAGATCATCGTCCGTAGTGCGAAGTACCATGCACATGACGAAGCGAACCAGGCAAAAGAAGGCGACACAGTTGAGATCCAAGAAGGTCGTCCGATCTCCAAGACTAAAGCTTGGACCGTGACACGTGTAATTCAAGTGGCACAAGTCGTATAA
- the rplP gene encoding 50S ribosomal protein L16 gives MLQPARRKYRKEQKGRNKGISHSRGTAVSFGEFGLKAVGRGRITARQIEAARRAMTRHIKRGGRIWIRIFPDKPISQKPAEVRMGNGKGNPEYYVAEIQPGKMLYEMDGVDETLAREAFRLAAAKLPLLTTFVVRQVGQ, from the coding sequence ATGCTGCAACCAGCACGCAGAAAATACCGCAAGGAGCAAAAAGGCCGTAACAAGGGGATCTCGCATTCCCGTGGTACAGCTGTCTCCTTCGGTGAGTTTGGCTTGAAAGCGGTTGGCCGTGGTCGTATCACAGCGCGTCAGATCGAAGCGGCGCGTCGTGCAATGACACGTCACATCAAGCGCGGTGGCCGTATCTGGATCCGCATTTTCCCGGACAAACCGATTTCGCAGAAACCAGCGGAAGTTCGTATGGGTAATGGTAAGGGTAATCCTGAGTACTACGTTGCCGAGATTCAACCAGGCAAAATGTTGTACGAAATGGATGGCGTCGATGAAACGTTGGCACGTGAAGCGTTCCGCTTGGCTGCCGCTAAATTGCCGTTACTGACCACATTCGTCGTCCGTCAAGTCGGCCAATAA
- the rpsE gene encoding 30S ribosomal protein S5, giving the protein MAKMQAKTAADKPDDGMREKMIAINRVTKVVKGGRIMGFAALTVVGDGDGRIGMGKGKSKEVPVAVQKAMEEARRKMIKVTLKNGTLQHTVTGKHGASSVMISPAKEGTGVIAGGPMRAIFEVMGIVNVVAKSNGSTNPYNMVRATLNGLAKMSTPSEIAAKRGKSVEEILG; this is encoded by the coding sequence ATGGCAAAAATGCAAGCAAAAACAGCAGCCGACAAGCCGGACGATGGCATGCGCGAGAAAATGATCGCGATCAACCGTGTAACCAAAGTGGTTAAGGGTGGTCGTATCATGGGCTTCGCAGCGCTGACAGTCGTAGGTGACGGCGATGGCCGTATCGGTATGGGCAAAGGGAAGTCGAAAGAAGTTCCTGTTGCCGTACAAAAAGCGATGGAAGAAGCACGTCGTAAGATGATCAAAGTGACTTTGAAGAACGGTACTCTGCAACACACCGTTACTGGCAAGCACGGCGCATCTTCCGTCATGATTTCTCCAGCAAAAGAAGGTACTGGCGTTATCGCCGGTGGTCCAATGCGCGCGATTTTTGAAGTAATGGGTATTGTGAACGTCGTTGCTAAATCCAACGGCTCCACAAATCCTTACAACATGGTTCGTGCAACTTTAAACGGTCTGGCCAAGATGAGTACTCCATCTGAAATCGCTGCAAAGCGTGGCAAGAGCGTTGAAGAAATCCTCGGTTAA
- the rplO gene encoding 50S ribosomal protein L15, producing the protein MELNNIQPADGAKHYKRRVGRGIGSGMGKTAGRGHKGQKSRSGGFHKVGFEGGQMPLQRRLPKRGFKSLATPFKAEVRLTDLENLPVTEIDILALKQAGVVSELARVVRVILSGAISKKVTLNGLIVTKGAKAAIEAAGGTIA; encoded by the coding sequence ATGGAATTGAATAACATACAACCTGCTGATGGCGCAAAACACTACAAACGTCGTGTTGGTCGCGGTATCGGTTCAGGTATGGGTAAGACAGCGGGTCGCGGTCATAAAGGCCAAAAATCCCGTTCGGGCGGCTTTCATAAAGTCGGTTTCGAAGGCGGTCAAATGCCTCTGCAACGTCGTTTGCCTAAACGTGGTTTTAAATCACTGGCAACGCCGTTTAAAGCAGAAGTTCGTCTGACTGATCTCGAAAATCTGCCAGTCACTGAAATTGATATTTTGGCTTTGAAACAAGCCGGTGTCGTTTCTGAGCTCGCACGTGTAGTTCGTGTGATCTTGTCTGGTGCGATTTCCAAGAAAGTTACTTTGAACGGCTTGATCGTCACTAAAGGCGCTAAGGCAGCAATCGAAGCAGCTGGTGGTACGATCGCTTAA
- the rplE gene encoding 50S ribosomal protein L5 encodes MARLQALYKEKIVGDLTAKFSYKTVMEVPRILKITLNMGLSEAIADKKIIEHAVGDLTKIAGQKPVVTKARKAIAGFKIREGYPIGCMVTLRGAQMYEFLDRFITVALPRVRDFRGVSGRAFDGRGNYNIGVKEQIIFPEIEYDKIDVLRGMNISITTTAKTDDEAKALLAAFKFPFRN; translated from the coding sequence ATGGCCCGTCTACAAGCATTATATAAAGAGAAAATCGTTGGCGACCTGACTGCTAAGTTTTCGTACAAAACAGTTATGGAAGTTCCGCGTATTTTGAAGATCACCCTGAATATGGGTTTGTCTGAAGCAATTGCAGACAAAAAGATCATCGAACACGCAGTGGGTGACCTGACTAAAATCGCCGGCCAAAAGCCAGTGGTAACGAAGGCTCGCAAAGCGATTGCTGGTTTCAAAATCCGTGAAGGTTATCCAATTGGTTGTATGGTAACTTTACGTGGCGCTCAGATGTATGAATTCCTGGATCGTTTCATCACCGTGGCTCTGCCGCGTGTACGTGACTTCCGTGGTGTTTCGGGTCGTGCGTTTGATGGTCGTGGTAACTACAATATCGGTGTCAAGGAACAGATTATTTTCCCTGAAATCGAGTACGACAAGATCGACGTATTGCGTGGTATGAACATCAGTATCACGACAACCGCAAAGACCGACGACGAAGCGAAAGCACTCCTCGCCGCATTTAAATTTCCGTTCAGAAACTGA
- the rplX gene encoding 50S ribosomal protein L24, protein MNKIRKNDEVIVLTGKDKGKRGVVQAMGENTVVVAGINIAKKAVKPNPMTGAVGGIVDKVMPIHVSNVALFNAASGKADRVGFKVVDGKKVRIFKSTGEVVKA, encoded by the coding sequence ATGAATAAAATTCGTAAAAACGACGAAGTCATCGTCTTGACGGGTAAAGACAAAGGTAAGCGCGGCGTGGTGCAAGCCATGGGCGAAAATACCGTTGTTGTTGCAGGTATTAACATTGCTAAAAAAGCAGTTAAGCCTAACCCAATGACTGGCGCAGTAGGTGGCATCGTGGATAAAGTGATGCCGATTCATGTGTCGAACGTTGCATTGTTTAATGCAGCTTCCGGCAAAGCAGACCGTGTTGGTTTCAAGGTAGTGGATGGTAAGAAAGTCCGTATCTTCAAATCGACTGGCGAAGTTGTGAAGGCATAA
- the rpmC gene encoding 50S ribosomal protein L29: MNVSELQGKDHAALTKELNDLLKAQFSLRMQIATQQLTNTSQLKKVRRDIARVKTVMNQKDAK, encoded by the coding sequence ATGAACGTATCTGAACTCCAAGGTAAAGATCACGCTGCTTTGACTAAAGAACTGAATGATCTGTTGAAGGCCCAATTCAGTCTGCGTATGCAAATTGCTACGCAGCAACTGACTAACACTTCGCAGTTGAAAAAAGTTCGTCGTGACATCGCACGTGTTAAAACCGTCATGAACCAGAAGGATGCCAAATAA
- the secY gene encoding preprotein translocase subunit SecY, with the protein MATSPQQAKSAASGFPWSRLWFLLAALVVYRIGAHVPVPGIDPNALTDLFKQNQGGILGMFNMFSGGALSRFAVFALGITPYISASIIMQLMSIVSPQLETLKKEGESGRRKITQYTRYGTLLLATVQAYFIAFGLEAQPGLVIDPGMAFRLTTVVTLVTGTMFLMWLGEQITERGLGNGISIIIFAGIAAGLPNALGSLFELVRTGSMHPASVLLICVIAAAVTFLVVFVERGQRKILVNYAKRQVGNKVYGGQSSHLPLKLNMAGVIPPIFASSIILFPATITSWFAKGAESSTSGFITFLKDLAASMAPGEPIHALLYAAAIIFFCFFYTALVFNSKETADNLKKSGAFVPGIRPGDQTARYIDKILMRLTLAGAVYITLVCLLPEFLIAKWKVPFYFGGTSLLIIVVVTMDFMAQVQNYVMSQQYDSLLRKANFKGGIPTR; encoded by the coding sequence TTGGCAACATCTCCTCAACAAGCTAAAAGTGCAGCAAGCGGATTTCCTTGGTCTCGGCTTTGGTTCTTGCTCGCCGCACTCGTGGTCTACAGGATTGGTGCTCATGTACCAGTTCCTGGTATAGATCCGAATGCATTGACAGACCTGTTCAAACAAAACCAAGGCGGTATTTTGGGTATGTTTAACATGTTCTCCGGCGGTGCTTTATCACGGTTCGCCGTGTTCGCACTCGGGATTACGCCGTATATTTCGGCGTCGATCATCATGCAGTTGATGTCGATCGTCTCTCCGCAACTGGAAACGCTGAAGAAAGAAGGCGAATCCGGGCGCAGAAAGATTACTCAATATACGCGGTACGGCACTTTGCTTCTGGCAACGGTGCAGGCATATTTCATTGCCTTTGGTTTGGAAGCGCAGCCTGGTCTGGTTATCGACCCGGGGATGGCTTTCCGCCTGACTACTGTAGTAACGTTGGTAACGGGAACGATGTTTCTGATGTGGCTGGGCGAGCAGATTACCGAACGTGGTCTTGGTAATGGTATATCCATTATCATTTTCGCCGGTATCGCTGCTGGTTTGCCCAATGCCTTAGGCAGCCTGTTTGAGCTGGTTCGCACCGGCTCTATGCATCCGGCCTCGGTCTTGTTGATTTGTGTGATTGCAGCGGCTGTGACGTTCCTGGTGGTATTCGTGGAACGTGGCCAACGCAAGATCCTGGTCAATTATGCGAAGCGTCAGGTTGGAAATAAAGTGTATGGTGGGCAGAGCAGTCATTTGCCTTTGAAGTTGAATATGGCGGGTGTTATTCCTCCAATTTTTGCTTCTTCCATCATCTTGTTTCCAGCGACAATTACTAGCTGGTTTGCGAAGGGTGCAGAGTCTTCGACGAGTGGTTTTATTACCTTCCTCAAAGATCTTGCCGCTTCGATGGCACCAGGCGAGCCGATTCATGCTTTATTGTATGCAGCTGCCATTATTTTCTTCTGCTTCTTTTATACCGCTTTGGTATTCAACAGCAAAGAGACAGCTGATAACTTGAAGAAGAGCGGTGCGTTTGTACCCGGTATTCGACCAGGTGATCAAACGGCGCGTTATATCGATAAGATATTGATGCGTCTGACACTGGCAGGTGCCGTGTATATTACGCTGGTTTGTCTGTTGCCGGAATTCTTGATTGCCAAGTGGAAAGTTCCATTTTATTTCGGTGGCACATCGCTGCTGATTATTGTGGTCGTTACCATGGATTTCATGGCGCAAGTTCAGAACTATGTAATGTCTCAGCAGTATGACTCACTTCTTCGCAAAGCGAATTTTAAAGGCGGGATCCCTACGCGGTAA
- the rpsH gene encoding 30S ribosomal protein S8 — protein MSMSDPIADMLTRIRNAQVVHKTVVAMPSSKVKIAIAMVLKDEGYIEDFAVLETAGKSELKIGLKYYAGRPVIERLERVSRPGLRIYKGKDEIPNVMNGLGVAIVSTPKGVMTDRKARATGVGGEVICYVA, from the coding sequence ATGAGTATGAGCGATCCTATCGCCGATATGCTGACCCGCATCCGTAACGCACAAGTTGTTCATAAAACTGTCGTTGCAATGCCGTCTTCCAAAGTTAAAATTGCTATCGCAATGGTACTTAAAGACGAAGGTTACATTGAAGATTTCGCAGTTTTGGAAACTGCAGGTAAGTCCGAATTAAAAATCGGCTTGAAATATTATGCAGGACGTCCTGTTATTGAGCGTTTGGAGCGTGTTTCACGCCCAGGTCTCCGTATTTACAAAGGTAAAGACGAGATTCCAAATGTGATGAACGGTTTGGGCGTGGCCATTGTGTCCACACCAAAAGGCGTCATGACTGACCGCAAAGCGCGCGCAACCGGTGTCGGTGGCGAAGTTATTTGCTACGTCGCCTAA
- the rplN gene encoding 50S ribosomal protein L14 produces MIQTESRLEVADNTGAREVLCIKVLGGSKRRYAGIGDVIKVTVKSAAPRGRVKKGEIYNAVVVRTAKGVRRQDGSLVKFDSNAAVLLNAKLEPIGTRIFGPVTRELRTERFMKIVSLAPEVL; encoded by the coding sequence ATGATTCAAACAGAAAGCCGGCTGGAAGTGGCTGACAATACTGGTGCACGCGAAGTTTTGTGCATTAAGGTGTTGGGCGGCTCCAAGCGTCGTTATGCGGGTATCGGTGATGTAATTAAAGTCACTGTGAAATCTGCTGCACCACGCGGTCGTGTAAAAAAAGGTGAAATTTACAACGCCGTAGTTGTGAGAACAGCTAAGGGTGTTCGTCGTCAAGATGGCTCGTTGGTCAAATTTGATAGCAATGCTGCAGTATTGTTGAATGCAAAACTAGAGCCAATCGGCACGCGCATTTTCGGCCCAGTCACACGCGAACTGCGTACTGAGCGCTTCATGAAAATCGTGTCCTTAGCTCCAGAAGTGCTGTAA